Proteins found in one Venturia canescens isolate UGA chromosome 6, ASM1945775v1, whole genome shotgun sequence genomic segment:
- the LOC122412648 gene encoding uncharacterized protein, which translates to MFIGPRRHSSQRWIHESFNVGVLIALLCLPLVAASNNVTIASPARKTREYSSRGHTAQWEAQHIETLKSSGVLTYREIQNLLRREGGEDGAPVECCPTVEELSEPVGGKNREERYVELYRDGENKQVFYEYSCRPDVLDQPCRFVDRKLSNQSRCVQRFSYTYALVSDPRSRSSHQAGTNDEYKRRHGRKPENVLPDISTITTPGTNWSLDYIRVRSGCSCELLPKQKKKKNGTTYKNKKSKNKWRKARDRGSVYE; encoded by the exons ATGTTTATAGGGCCTCGGCGTCATTCATCGCAGCGATGGATCCATGAATCATTCAAT GTGGGTGTGCTGATCGCTCTTCTATGTCTGCCACTGGTCGCTGCCTCTAATAACGTAACAATAGCGTCCCCAGCTCGCAAAACCAGAGAATATTCGTCTCGTGGGCATACCGCACAGTG GGAAGCTCAGCACATCGAGACCTTAAAGAGTTCCGGGGTGTTGACCTACCGGGAGATTCAGAATCTGTTGCGTCGAGAGGGCGGCGAGGATGGTGCGCCGGTCGAATGTTGCCCGACAGTCGAGGAATTGTCCGAACCAGTTGGCGGTAAAAATCGCGAAGAACGATACGTCGAGCTCTATCGGGATGGCGAAAATAAACAAGTTTTCTACGAATACTCGTGCAGACCCGACGTTCTCGATCAACCCTGTCGATTCGTCGACCGCAAACTCTCCAACCAATCCAGATGCGTACAGAGATTCTCTTACACTTATGCGCTCGTCAGCGATCCCAGATCAAGATCATCTCATCAG GCTGGAACAAACGACGAATATAAACGGCGGCACGGAAGGAAGCCGGAAAACGTTCTTCCGGACATATCGACAATCACCACACCTGGCACTAATTGGAGTCTGGATTATATCAGAGTTCGAAGTGGATGTAGCTGCGAACTCCTCCCAaagcaaaagaagaaaaaaaatggcacaacatacaaaaacaaaaaatcaaagaacaaGTGGCGTAAGGCCAGGGATCGGGGATCCGTATACGAATAA
- the RpL24-like gene encoding probable ribosome biogenesis protein RLP24: MRIETCYFCSSRIYPGHGIQFVRNDCKIFKFCRSKCHAAFKKKKNPRKAKWTKAYRKTVGKELAVDPSFEFEKRRNIPVKYNRELWSKTVEAMKKVELIRQRRQNTHIMQRLRKGRELEQDRNVKEVQRDLALIRSPAAGLKKAKKQEDSIEDDEKEEASDEDMETEEVAITN, encoded by the exons ATGCGTATAGAAACGTGTTATTTTTGTTCCTCCCGAATATATCCGGGGCATGGAATCCAGTTTGTGAGAAATGATTGCAAA attttcaaattctgccGATCTAAATGTCATGCTGCGttcaaaaagaagaagaatccAAGGAAAGCAAAATGGACAAAAGCATACAGAAAGACAGTGGGCAAAGAATTGGCGGTGGATCCTTCCTTcgaatttgagaaaagaaggaATATCCCAGTAAAATATAACCGTGAATTATGGTCCAAAACAGTTGAAGCGATGAAGAAGGTCGAATTGATTAGGCAGAGGCGACAAAACACACACATAATGCAGAGGTTAAGGAAGGGACGAGAGCTGGAACAAGATAGGAATGTCAAGGAAGTCCAAAGGGATCTGGCGCTCATCAGGTCACCAGCGGCGGGTCTCAAGAAAGCCAAGAAACAAGAAGACTCTATTGAAGATGATGAGAAAGAGGAAGCTTCCGACGAAGATATGGAGACCGAAGAAGTAGCCAtaacaaattaa